In a genomic window of Vulpes lagopus strain Blue_001 chromosome 13, ASM1834538v1, whole genome shotgun sequence:
- the CAV2 gene encoding caveolin-2 isoform X1, with translation MGLETEKADVQLCMDDDAYSRHSAVDFGDLEQLADSGSDRDPRRLNSHLQVGFEDVIAEPASAHSCDKVWICSHALFEVSKYVIYKFLTFLLAMPMAFAAGVLFATLSCLHIWIIMPFVKTCLMVLPSVQTIWKSVTDAVIAPLCSSVGRSFSSVSLQVSHD, from the exons ATGGGGCTGGAGACCGAGAAGGCCGACGTCCAGCTCTGCATGGACGACGACGCCTACAGCCGCCACAGCGCCGTGGACTTCGGCGACCTGGAGCAGCTGGCGGACTCGGGCTCCGACCGCGACCCCCGCCGCCTCAACTCGCACCTCCAG GTGGGCTTCGAGGACGTGATTGCGGAGCCCGCGTCTGCGCACTCGTGTGACAAGGTGTGGATTTGCAGCCATGCCCTGTTTGAGGTCAGCAAGTACGTGATCTACAAGTTCCTGACGTTCCTCCTGGCGATGCCCATGGCCTTCGCGGCAGGGGTTCTCTTCGCCACCCTCAGCTGCCTGCACATCTG GATTATAATGCCTTTCGTGAAGACCTGCCTCATGGTCCTGCCTTCGGTGCAGACCATATGGAAGAGTGTAACAGATGCTGTCATTGCCCCGTTGTGTTCAAGTGTAGGACGCAGCTTCTCTTCTGTCAGCTTGCAAGTGAGTCACGACTGA
- the CAV2 gene encoding caveolin-2 isoform X2 encodes MGLETEKADVQLCMDDDAYSRHSAVDFGDLEQLADSGSDRDPRRLNSHLQDYNAFREDLPHGPAFGADHMEECNRCCHCPVVFKCRTQLLFCQLASESRLNTWTPGLESWIL; translated from the exons ATGGGGCTGGAGACCGAGAAGGCCGACGTCCAGCTCTGCATGGACGACGACGCCTACAGCCGCCACAGCGCCGTGGACTTCGGCGACCTGGAGCAGCTGGCGGACTCGGGCTCCGACCGCGACCCCCGCCGCCTCAACTCGCACCTCCAG GATTATAATGCCTTTCGTGAAGACCTGCCTCATGGTCCTGCCTTCGGTGCAGACCATATGGAAGAGTGTAACAGATGCTGTCATTGCCCCGTTGTGTTCAAGTGTAGGACGCAGCTTCTCTTCTGTCAGCTTGCAAGTGAGTCACGACTGAACACTTGGaccccagggctggagagctggatACTGTAA